A stretch of Phragmites australis chromosome 12, lpPhrAust1.1, whole genome shotgun sequence DNA encodes these proteins:
- the LOC133886260 gene encoding alcohol dehydrogenase 1, translating to MATAGQVIKCKAAVAWEAGKPLSMEEVDVAPPQAMEVRIKILFTSLCHTDVYFWEAKGQTPVFPRIFGHEAGGIVESVGEGVTDVAPGDHVLPVFTGECKECAHCKSAESNMCDLLRINTDRGVMIGDGKSRFSINGKPIYHFVGTSTFSEYTVMHVGCVAKINPEAPLDKVCVLSCGISTGLGASINVAKPPKGSTVAIFGLGAVGLAAAEGARIAGASRIIGIDLNANRFEEARKFGCTEFVNPKDHNKPVQEVLAEMTNGGVDRSVECTGNINAMIQAFECVHDGWGVAVLVGVPHKDAEFKTHPMNFLNERTLKGTFFGNFKPRTDLPNVVELYMKKELELEKFITHTVPFAEINKAFDLMAKGEGIRCIIRMEN from the exons ATGGCGACCGCAGGGCAGGTGATCAAGTGCAAAG CGGCGGTGGCATGGGAGGCCGGGAAGCCGCTTTcgatggaggaggtggacgtGGCGCCGCCGCAGGCCATGGAGGTGCGCATCAAGATCCTCTTCACCTCCCTCTGCCACACCGACGTCTACTTCTGGGAGGCCAAG GGCCAGACTCCCGTGTTCCCCCGGATCTTCGGTCATGAAGCTGGAGG CATTGTGGAGAGTGTTGGAGAGGGTGTGACTGACGTTGCCCCTGGTGACCATGTCCTCCCTGTGTTCACTGGGGAGTGCAAGGAATGCGCCCACTGCAAGTCAGCAGAGAGCAACATGTGTGATCTGCTCAGGATCAACACAGATCGGGGTGTGATGATTGGCGATGGAAAGTCACGGTTCTCAATCAATGGGAAGCCTATCTACCATTTCGTTGGAACATCCACCTTCAGCGAGTATACTGTCATGCATGTTGGTTGTGTTGCAAAGATCAACCCTGAGGCGCCCCTTGATAAAGTCTGTGTTCTTAGCTGTGGTATTTCTACTG GTCTGGGTGCATCAATCAATGTTGcaaaaccaccaaagggttCAACAGTGGCTATATTCGGTCTAGGGGCTGTAGGCCTAGCT GCCGCGGAAGGTGCAAGGATTGCAGGAGCATCAAGGATCATTGGTATTGACCTGAATGCCAACAGATTTGAAGAAG CTAGGAAATTTGGTTGTACTGAATTTGTGAACCCGAAAGACCACAACAAACCAGTTCAGGAG GTACTTGCTGAGATGACCAATGGAGGGGTTGACCGCAGTGTTGAATGCACTGGCAACATCAATGCTATGATCCAAGCATTCGAATGTGTTCATGAT GGCTGGGGTGTTGCTGTGCTGGTGGGTGTGCCGCACAAGGATGCCGAGTTCAAGACCCACCCAATGAACTTTTTGAACGAGAGGACTCTGAAGGGGACCTTCTTCGGCAACTTCAAACCACGCACGGATCTGCCCAATGTGGTGGAGCTGTACATGAAGAAG gagctggagctggagaaGTTCATCACGCACACGGTGCCGTTCGCGGAGATCAACAAGGCCTTCGACCTGATGGCGAAGGGGGAGGGCATCCGCTGCATCATTCGCATGGAGAACTAG